The genomic segment CGGCGAGACGCTGTCCGCCTGAGACGAGGATTCGACGCCCACGACAGACGCTGAGGCGACCGAAAACACCTTCAGACGCCCCGGAACCGAAGCCCCGTCCGGCGGCGTTCGGAACGACTTCTATTTCGACTCGATACACCGAATCAAAGAGTAGGCCATATATGTTCGCAGGCCCTACATGCACACAGGTATCGACGTCGCGCCGCCGCGCGTCACAGCACTCCGATACTGTTTCCAACAATGTCAGGCCGCGTATACCGACTTCATTCGACGCTCGAACTGCCACTGGAAGATGTCATGGAGTACTTCGAGAACGACCCCGACCTCCCGCCGGAGGTCGAGGACGTAGAGGTGACCCGCCGGAACAACACGCTCATCCTCAAGGCCGTCGCGGCCGACGACAATCTCAGCAAGTACACTCCGACGGCGCAGCTCAAAGCGAGCGTCACGGAGAACCGCGTCTACGAGGAAGAACCTCCGCGTGCGGGTGCCCCGAAGTGGGGCGAAGAGGAGGAGGAGATTCCCTCCGAACTCGTCGAGTTCGCCTGCTTCAAAGGCGACCGCGAGACGGTTCTCCAGAACACCGCCCTCCAGTACCCGATGTTCCTCGTACTCACGGAGATCGCCAAAATCTCCGAGAAAGGGACGCTCACCGCCATCACCGAGGCGGACGGCGACCTGCACGCGACGCGTATCGTCGAGGGGGAAGAACGACCGGCGAGCATCGAGGTCGTCGAGAACCCCTCGAAGGGCGGGTCCGGCGGCGGCGGCGTCAACTGGCGCGACAACAAGTTCATCAGCGACTGACGGGACGTAGGCGCTAAACACTTAGCCACTACAGTTTACGGCCGTGTCTGCTTCTCATACCCTATTCAGTAGTTTGTGCAGATTCTGTTCATTCTCTGCTCTCCTGTTCTCGTAGTGCGACAAAATCGGAAATGAGGTATTCTGCGAAGTATCGTTTGTAGGAATAGGCAGTATAGCCGAATAACAAAGCCCCTGCTATACAGAGTGGAATAACGACTTCCATGAAATCTGCATAACTAGGGAAGTACAGGAGGTACTTCGGTGGTCTGGCAATCGTTCCGTTTTGTCGGAAGTAAAAATGAATGGCGTAAAGAACTGGAAGGCCAGTCAGGAGTACAAACATACTTCGAGCGAAAGAGAAGATCGATTGAAACATTCTTGACCGACCCACCTCACTATTGTAGATGTAGCTCTGAACAAGTGGATACAACTCACTCCACTTCTCTGTGCAAACCTCACTCCCGATATCTATGAAGGCTGGGTCTCTGAACATCAGACTACATTCTTCTTTAAACAAACTGACTACTCGCTGGTCTACATCAGAAATTTGACTTAGAAAGTGGTCCCGGTGACTGCTTGAGAAACGCGTTCTCCCGGCAACGGATTCTAGCCACGCTGCGAACCCATGAAGTGCCTGCCCAAAAACGAACGCAAATACCAGCACTGGTACTATTGCGCCTACAACGCTAATATTGATTGGTTTTGGGAG from the Halogeometricum rufum genome contains:
- a CDS encoding DUF7110 family protein; translated protein: MSGRVYRLHSTLELPLEDVMEYFENDPDLPPEVEDVEVTRRNNTLILKAVAADDNLSKYTPTAQLKASVTENRVYEEEPPRAGAPKWGEEEEEIPSELVEFACFKGDRETVLQNTALQYPMFLVLTEIAKISEKGTLTAITEADGDLHATRIVEGEERPASIEVVENPSKGGSGGGGVNWRDNKFISD